A window of the Kosakonia sp. BYX6 genome harbors these coding sequences:
- the mnmE gene encoding tRNA uridine-5-carboxymethylaminomethyl(34) synthesis GTPase MnmE: MSHNDTIVAQATPPGRGGVGILRISGAKARDVAQAVLGKLPKPRYADYLPFQDADGSALDQGIALWFPGPNSFTGEDVLELQGHGGPVILDLLLKRILTLPGLRIARPGEFSERAFLNDKLDLAQAEAIADLIDASSEQAARSALNSLQGAFSARVNHLVEALTHLRIYVEAAIDFPDEEIDFLSDGKIEAQLNEVITDLDAVRAEARQGSLLREGMKVVIAGRPNAGKSSLLNALAGREAAIVTDIAGTTRDVLREHIHIDGMPLHIIDTAGLREASDEVERIGIERAWQEIEQADRVLFMVDGTTTDAVDPAEIWPDFIARLPAKLPITVVRNKADVTGETLGITDVNNHSLVRLSARTGEGVDVLRQHLKQSMGFDTSMEGGFLARRRHLQALEAAAEHLQQGKAQLLGAWAGELLAEELRLAQHNLSEITGEFTSDDLLGRIFSSFCIGK, from the coding sequence ATGAGCCATAACGACACGATTGTCGCCCAGGCAACCCCACCGGGACGCGGTGGTGTGGGCATCCTGCGTATCTCTGGCGCGAAAGCGCGGGACGTCGCGCAGGCGGTGCTGGGCAAGCTGCCTAAACCGCGTTATGCCGATTATCTGCCCTTTCAGGACGCCGACGGCAGCGCGCTGGATCAGGGGATTGCGCTGTGGTTCCCCGGCCCAAACTCCTTTACTGGCGAAGACGTGCTGGAACTGCAAGGCCACGGCGGTCCGGTGATCCTCGATCTGCTGCTCAAACGTATTTTGACCTTGCCGGGGCTGCGTATCGCCAGGCCTGGTGAGTTCTCCGAGCGCGCATTTCTTAACGACAAGCTCGACCTGGCACAGGCGGAAGCCATTGCCGATTTGATTGACGCCAGTTCCGAGCAGGCGGCGCGTTCCGCACTGAACTCCTTGCAGGGCGCGTTTTCCGCCCGCGTGAATCATCTGGTGGAAGCACTTACTCACCTGCGCATCTACGTCGAAGCGGCGATCGACTTCCCGGACGAAGAAATCGATTTTCTTTCCGATGGCAAAATCGAAGCCCAGCTTAACGAGGTCATCACCGATCTGGACGCCGTGCGTGCCGAAGCGCGCCAGGGCAGCCTGCTGCGTGAAGGGATGAAAGTGGTGATCGCCGGTCGTCCTAACGCCGGGAAATCCAGCCTGCTGAATGCGCTGGCCGGGCGCGAAGCGGCTATCGTTACGGACATCGCAGGGACGACGCGCGATGTGCTGCGCGAGCATATTCATATCGACGGCATGCCGCTGCATATTATCGACACAGCCGGTCTGCGCGAAGCCAGCGACGAAGTAGAGCGTATCGGTATTGAGCGCGCCTGGCAGGAGATCGAACAGGCAGACCGCGTGCTGTTTATGGTCGACGGCACCACCACCGATGCGGTTGACCCGGCGGAAATCTGGCCGGACTTTATCGCGCGTTTACCGGCGAAACTGCCGATCACCGTGGTGCGCAATAAAGCAGACGTTACAGGCGAGACGCTGGGTATCACCGATGTGAACAATCACTCACTTGTGCGCCTCTCGGCACGGACCGGCGAAGGGGTCGACGTTCTGCGTCAACATCTCAAACAGAGCATGGGCTTTGACACCAGCATGGAAGGCGGCTTCCTGGCGCGTCGTCGCCACTTGCAAGCGCTGGAAGCGGCGGCAGAGCATCTGCAACAGGGTAAAGCGCAACTGCTGGGTGCCTGGGCGGGTGAATTGCTGGCGGAAGAGCTGCGTCTGGCGCAGCACAACTTAAGCGAGATCACCGGCGAGTTTACCTCCGATGATTTACTGGGCCGGATTTTCTCAAGC
- the yidC gene encoding membrane protein insertase YidC: MDSQRNLFIIALLFVSFMIWQTWEKEQNPPPAQQQTTQTTTTAAGSAADQGVPASGQGKLITVKTDVLELTINTRGGDVEQALLPTYPKELGASEPFQLLETTPEFIYQAQSGLTGPNGPDNPANGPRPLYNVEKDAFVLAEGQNELAIPLTYTDAAGNTFTKTFTLKRGEYAVNVGYSVKNAGATELQVATFGQLKQTINLPSHRDTGSSNFALHTFRGAAYSTPDTKYEKYKFDTIADNENLNVSSNGGWVAMLQQYFATAWIPRNDGANNFYTSNLGNGVAAIGYKSQPVKIAAGQTGVLNSTLWVGPEIQDKMAAAAPHLDLTVDYGWLWFISQPLFKLLKWIHSFLGNWGFSIIAITFIVRGIMYPLTKAQYTSMAKMRMLQPKIQAMRERLGEDKQRMSQEMMALYKAEKVNPLGGCFPLVIQMPIFLALYYMLMGSVELRHAPFALWIHDLSAQDPYYILPILMGVTMFFIQKMSPTTVTDPMQQKIMTFMPVIFTVFFLWFPSGLVLYYIVSNLVTILQQQLIYRGLEKRGLHSREKKSS, from the coding sequence ATGGATTCGCAACGCAATCTTTTTATCATCGCTTTGTTGTTCGTGTCTTTCATGATCTGGCAAACGTGGGAGAAGGAACAAAATCCTCCTCCGGCGCAACAGCAGACCACGCAGACTACGACCACCGCAGCGGGTAGCGCAGCCGACCAGGGCGTTCCGGCCAGTGGCCAGGGGAAACTGATTACGGTTAAAACCGATGTGCTTGAGCTGACTATCAACACCCGTGGTGGTGATGTTGAGCAGGCACTGCTTCCGACGTACCCGAAAGAACTGGGTGCCAGCGAGCCGTTCCAGTTACTGGAAACCACACCAGAATTTATCTACCAGGCGCAAAGCGGCCTGACCGGCCCTAATGGCCCGGATAACCCGGCTAACGGCCCGCGTCCGCTGTATAACGTGGAAAAAGATGCGTTTGTACTGGCTGAAGGCCAGAACGAGCTGGCGATCCCGCTGACCTATACCGATGCTGCGGGTAACACCTTCACCAAAACCTTCACGCTGAAACGCGGTGAATATGCGGTGAATGTGGGCTATAGCGTGAAAAACGCCGGTGCGACTGAGCTGCAAGTGGCCACTTTTGGTCAGTTGAAGCAGACCATCAACCTGCCGTCTCACCGCGATACCGGTAGCAGCAACTTTGCGCTGCACACCTTCCGCGGTGCCGCGTACTCCACGCCGGACACCAAGTATGAGAAATACAAGTTCGACACCATCGCCGATAACGAAAACCTGAACGTCAGCTCCAACGGCGGCTGGGTGGCGATGCTGCAACAGTATTTTGCGACAGCGTGGATTCCGCGTAACGACGGTGCGAATAACTTCTACACCAGCAACCTGGGTAACGGCGTAGCCGCTATCGGCTATAAATCTCAGCCGGTGAAAATAGCAGCAGGCCAGACTGGCGTGTTGAATAGCACCCTGTGGGTCGGTCCTGAAATTCAGGACAAAATGGCCGCAGCCGCACCGCACCTGGATCTGACCGTCGATTACGGTTGGCTGTGGTTTATCTCTCAGCCGCTGTTCAAGCTGCTGAAATGGATCCATAGCTTCCTGGGCAACTGGGGCTTCTCCATCATCGCTATCACCTTTATCGTTCGTGGCATCATGTACCCGCTGACCAAAGCGCAGTACACCTCCATGGCGAAAATGCGCATGCTGCAACCGAAAATTCAGGCGATGCGTGAGCGTTTGGGTGAAGACAAACAGCGTATGAGCCAGGAGATGATGGCGCTGTACAAAGCGGAGAAAGTGAACCCGCTGGGCGGCTGCTTCCCGCTGGTGATTCAGATGCCAATCTTCCTGGCGCTGTATTACATGCTGATGGGTTCCGTTGAACTGCGCCACGCGCCGTTCGCCCTGTGGATCCATGACTTGTCCGCGCAAGACCCGTACTACATCCTGCCGATCCTGATGGGCGTAACGATGTTCTTCATTCAGAAGATGTCGCCGACCACGGTGACCGACCCGATGCAGCAGAAGATCATGACCTTTATGCCGGTCATCTTCACGGTGTTCTTCCTGTGGTTCCCGTCAGGTCTGGTGCTGTACTATATCGTCAGCAACCTGGTGACCATCCTTCAGCAGCAGCTGATTTACCGTGGTCTGGAGAAACGTGGTTTGCATAGCCGCGAGAAGAAAAGCTCCTAA
- the yidD gene encoding membrane protein insertion efficiency factor YidD, with protein MASPLSPGSRLLIALIRVYQRLISPLLGPHCRFTPTCSHYGIEALRRFGVIKGSWLTVKRVLKCHPLHPGGDDPVPPGPSKTREH; from the coding sequence ATGGCGTCGCCATTGTCGCCTGGCTCAAGGCTCCTGATAGCCCTTATTCGGGTCTACCAACGCCTGATTAGTCCGCTACTCGGGCCGCACTGCCGTTTCACCCCAACTTGCTCTCACTATGGAATTGAGGCATTGCGCAGGTTTGGGGTGATAAAAGGCAGTTGGTTGACAGTGAAACGCGTATTAAAATGCCACCCTTTACACCCGGGTGGAGACGATCCCGTCCCGCCAGGACCTTCTAAAACCAGAGAACACTAA